Below is a genomic region from Streptococcus salivarius.
TTTAAGACGTAAAGGAAAACTTTCAGAGAAAGAAGTTCAAGAAGTCACTAAAGAGATTCGTTTGGCACTTCTTGAAGCAGACGTAGCGCTACCAGTCGTTAAGACATTTATTAAACGTGTTCGTGAACGTGCTGTAGGTCACGAAATCATTGATACTCTTGATGCTTCACAACAAATTATCAAGATTGTTAATGAAGAATTGACAGAGATTCTTGGGTCTGAAACATCTGAAATTGAGAAATCTCCAAAGATTCCAACAATCATTATGATGGTGGGTCTCCAAGGGGCTGGTAAGACAACCTTTGCTGGTAAATTAGCTAATAAGTTGATCAAGGAACAAGAAGCCCGTCCAATGATGATTGCGGCGGACATCTATCGTCCAGCAGCCATTGATCAGTTGAAGACTTTGGGGCAACAAATCAATGTTCCTGTTTTTGATATGGGAACAGAGACACCAGCAGTTGAGATTGTCAAAAATGGTTTGGAACAAGCGCGTGCCAATAAGAATGACTATGTCTTGATTGATACGGCTGGTCGTTTGCAGATTGACGAGACTCTCATGCAAGAGTTGCATGATATCAAGGACTTTGCTCATCCAAACGAAATTCTCTTGGTTGTGGATAGCATGATTGGTCAAGAAGCTGCTAACGTTGCCAAGGAATTCAACGAACAGTTAGATATCACTGGTGTTGTTCTTACTAAAATTGATGGGGACACACGTGGTGGTGCGGCTCTTTCTATTCGTGAGATTACCGGCAAGCCAATCAAATTTACGGGTACTGGTGAGAAAATTACGGATATCGAGACTTTCCACCCAGACCGTATGTCAAGTCGTATTTTGGGTATGGGTGACCTTCTTACCCTTATCGAAAAAGCTTCTCAAGAGTACGATGAGAAAAAATCTCTTGAGTTGGCTGAAAAGATGCGTGAAAACACTTTTGACTTCAATGACTTCATTGACCAATTAGACCAGGTACAAAATATGGGTCCAATGGAGGATTTGCTCAAGATGTTGCCAGGTATGGCTAACAATCCAGCCTTGGCTAATGTTAAAGTAGATGAGAAACAGATTGCGCGCAAACGTGCCATCGTATCATCTATGACACCTGAAGAACGTGAAAATCCAGATCTTTTGACGCCAAGTCGTCGTCGTCGTATTGCCAATGGTTCAGGGAATACCTTCATCGAAGTAAACAAGTTTATTAAAGACTTCAACCAGGCAAAACAAATGATGCAAGGTGTTATGTCTGGTGATATGGAGCAAATGATGCGTCAAATGGGTCTTAACCCAAATAATCTGCCAAAAAACATGCCAAATATGCCGGATATGGGTAATATGGACATGTCTGCTCTTGAAGGCATGATGGGTGGCGCTGGTATGCCAGATCTTGGAAATATGGATCTTAGCCAAATGCTTGGTGGTGGCCTTAAAGGTAAGGTTGGTTCATTTGCCATGAAACATGCGATGAAGCGTCAAGCTAATAAGATGAAAAAAGCTAAGAAAAAACGTAAATAAGAAACTTAGAACGCTAGGGCATTTTGCTCTAGTGTTTTTTTGAAAAATATTGACTTATATAACTATACACTGTAATATACTAATGTGTATACAGTAAAAAGGAGTAAATTATGAAACCTAAAAAGAGAATTCAAGAAATGACCTTTGCAGCTTTATTAACTGCAATTGCTATCCTTATCCCAAGTATCATGCCAATTAAACTAATCATCCCACCGGCTTCGTATACTTTGGGGAGTCATGTTCCAATATTTCTAGCTATGTTTATATCTCCCTGGGTAACTGCTTTTGTTATCTTAGCTTCTAGTTTGGGATACTTTATGGCTGGCTATCCGATTGTGGTTGTTTTTAGAGCCTTTTCACATATTATATTTGGCTTTTTAGGCGCACTCTATTTGAAAAAATTTCCACAAACGATAGAAAACCATAAATCATCATTACTTTTCAACTTTATTTTAGGACTTATCCATGCCATAGGTGAAGTTCTTGCTTGCGTGATTTTTTATTCCGTAACAGGAGAGGATTTCCAA
It encodes:
- the ffh gene encoding signal recognition particle protein, with the protein product MAFESLTERLQGVFKNLRRKGKLSEKEVQEVTKEIRLALLEADVALPVVKTFIKRVRERAVGHEIIDTLDASQQIIKIVNEELTEILGSETSEIEKSPKIPTIIMMVGLQGAGKTTFAGKLANKLIKEQEARPMMIAADIYRPAAIDQLKTLGQQINVPVFDMGTETPAVEIVKNGLEQARANKNDYVLIDTAGRLQIDETLMQELHDIKDFAHPNEILLVVDSMIGQEAANVAKEFNEQLDITGVVLTKIDGDTRGGAALSIREITGKPIKFTGTGEKITDIETFHPDRMSSRILGMGDLLTLIEKASQEYDEKKSLELAEKMRENTFDFNDFIDQLDQVQNMGPMEDLLKMLPGMANNPALANVKVDEKQIARKRAIVSSMTPEERENPDLLTPSRRRRIANGSGNTFIEVNKFIKDFNQAKQMMQGVMSGDMEQMMRQMGLNPNNLPKNMPNMPDMGNMDMSALEGMMGGAGMPDLGNMDLSQMLGGGLKGKVGSFAMKHAMKRQANKMKKAKKKRK
- a CDS encoding ECF transporter S component, with protein sequence MKPKKRIQEMTFAALLTAIAILIPSIMPIKLIIPPASYTLGSHVPIFLAMFISPWVTAFVILASSLGYFMAGYPIVVVFRAFSHIIFGFLGALYLKKFPQTIENHKSSLLFNFILGLIHAIGEVLACVIFYSVTGEDFQKLFYVLFVLVGFGTIVHSMIDYVIALTIFKSIRKIR